From one Thamnophis elegans isolate rThaEle1 chromosome 7, rThaEle1.pri, whole genome shotgun sequence genomic stretch:
- the DESI1 gene encoding desumoylating isopeptidase 1 — MDSPPMLHSVKLYVYDLSKGMARRLSPIMLGKQLEGIWHTSIVAHRDEFFYGSGGISSCPPGGTLLGPPDTVVDLGYTEVSEDLFLEYLSSLGESIFRGDSYNLFEHNCNTFSNEVAQFLTGRKIPSYITDLPSEVLATPLGQALRPLLDSIQIQPPGGNTFSRHNGQS; from the exons ATGGACTCGCCTCCGATGCTGCACTCGGTGAAGCTCTACGTGTACGACCTGTCCAAGGGCATGGCTCGCCGCCTCAGTCCTATCATGCTCG GTAAGCAACTAGAGGGTATCTG GCACACCTCCATAGTTGCCCACAGGGATGAATTCTTCTATGGTAGTGGGGGAATTTCAAGTTGTCCACCT GGTGGAACATTGCTTGGGCCTCCGGATACTGTTGTAGATCTGGGATATACTGAAGTTTCAGAAGACCTCTTCTTAGAATATTTGTCCTCATTGGGGGAATCTATATTCCG AGGAGACTCTTATAATCTTTTTGAACATAATTGTAATACATTCAGCAATGAAGTGGCACAATTCTTGACAGGGAGAAAGATCCCTTCCTACATTACAGATCTCCCATCTGAGGTCCTTGCAAC ACCACTTGGACAAGCATTACGGCCTCTTCTTGACTCCATCCAGATCCAGCCACCTGGAGGAAATACTTTTAGCAGACATAATGGACAGAGCTAG